The DNA segment CAATTCGGGAGACTCAGGGAGCTGCTCTTTATGAGACTTACCAGTTGCTCACCCGTCCTTTTCAAATAGAACCCACGTCACAAGAGCGCATCGAGAATGCCCGCTTCCTAGAACTACAGGAGCGGTTAGTTGAACTCGAAAGCCAAAATCAGAAGTTAAAAGAGCTGTTGGGTTATGTTAAACAGAAAAAACAGCCAGGGATAGTCGCTCCGATTGCAGGACGTGGTGCCGATCATTGGTGGCAACAGATAACCCTCGGTCGAGGAAGTCAAGATGGGATCAAACCAGATTTCATCGTGATGGGTACGGGTGGCTTGGTCGGTCGCGTAACCAACGTGACTCCCCATAGCAGCAGGGTCTTACTGGTTAGCGATCCTAGCAGCCGGGTGGGGGTTGTAGTTAGCCGCAGCCGTTATATGGGCTATCTTCGGGGGCAAGGTTCTAACCGAGCAGTGATGCAGTTTTTTGATAAAGTTCCTGATGTCCGTCGGGGCGATGTCGTGGCAACATCATCTGTCAGTAAACTTTTTCCGTCAGGATTGCCGATAGGGCGAATAGAATCTGTAAATTTGGACAAAACTCCAGCGCCTGAAGCTGTGATTGAGTTGACAGCACCGATGAGTTCCTTGGAATGGGTGGTTGCGTACCCGAAATGAGGAATGAGGGGTTAGCTGTCATTAGGAAATAGCGATAGTAAATAGTGATTAGTCATTAGTAATAGACGATGGACTAACGACTAATCACAGATGACTCATGACCCATGACCCATGATCAATGTATCTGACTTGTCACCTTGGCCTCGTCAAATGCTTAACTGGGCAGTAACCATTGGTTCTGCCCTGTTATGCTTATTGGTCTTGCCGATGCGCCTACCGGGAATGGAATTGTTGGGAATTGGCCCCAACTGGTTGTTAATTTGGGTGGTCGCCTGGAGTTTGAAGCGAACAATGTTGCAAGGGGCGATCGCTGGTTTAGTGTTAGGACTGATCCAAGATGGGATGACATCCCCCGATCCCAGTCATGCCCTCAGTTTAGCAGTGGTAGGAATTTTGACCGCTCGGATTCAAAAGCAGCGGTATATTGAGGAAGATTTTATTTCGGTGGCGTTAATTGTTTTTGGGATGGCGGTTGTGGGGGAGACGGTGAGTGCAATTCAGTTCACGCTACAGGGCGATCGCGATCTAACCGCAATTTGGACATATCACCAGCGTATTGCCCTCTCCAGTGCCATCCTGAGCAGCCTTTGGGCACCTGTTGTTTACTATCCTCTAAATCGCTGGTGGCAGCAGATGAACCTGTTAGGGCAGTCTTCCAAGTAGTTTCTAGCCAATCGTCAATACTCAGTCTTCTGAGTATTGAGTGAGGACTATTGACGATTGACCAATGACCGATGACTCACTCCTAGCAGGTAATGAGCAACAGAAAGTAAATCGCTATGAATGAGGGTTGGTTGGAACTGTCGCAACCTTTGGCTGCTGCGAATGCCACAAGTCAGAGCGATGGTAGGAATCGAAAGCGCTTGTCCTGCTAAGATGTCTGCTTCTGTATCGCCGACCATCCAACAATCATCGGCGGTTTGCATCGGCGAACAATGTTCTGCGATCGCTGTGGTGAGAAGTTGCGTTTTCACTTCAGCGTAGTTTTGATAAGCAGCATGGCTGTCTTGAGTCCCGTAAATGCCACTAAACAAACGAGCCAAACCGTGAT comes from the Coleofasciculus sp. FACHB-1120 genome and includes:
- the mreC gene encoding rod shape-determining protein MreC is translated as MFTLRRWWVRHGIQVILAGLAIGSAWAIRETQGAALYETYQLLTRPFQIEPTSQERIENARFLELQERLVELESQNQKLKELLGYVKQKKQPGIVAPIAGRGADHWWQQITLGRGSQDGIKPDFIVMGTGGLVGRVTNVTPHSSRVLLVSDPSSRVGVVVSRSRYMGYLRGQGSNRAVMQFFDKVPDVRRGDVVATSSVSKLFPSGLPIGRIESVNLDKTPAPEAVIELTAPMSSLEWVVAYPK
- the mreD gene encoding rod shape-determining protein MreD is translated as MINVSDLSPWPRQMLNWAVTIGSALLCLLVLPMRLPGMELLGIGPNWLLIWVVAWSLKRTMLQGAIAGLVLGLIQDGMTSPDPSHALSLAVVGILTARIQKQRYIEEDFISVALIVFGMAVVGETVSAIQFTLQGDRDLTAIWTYHQRIALSSAILSSLWAPVVYYPLNRWWQQMNLLGQSSK